GATCAGGCCGCTCTCTTCGGCGATCGGGATGAATTCGGCCGGCGAGACCTGGCCACGCACCGGATGCTGCCAGCGCGCCAATGCCTCGAAACCGATGATCTCGCTCTCGGCGACGCTGTCGCCTGCGACGCCTTGCGGCTGGAAGGCGAGCGAGAGCTCGCCGTTCTTGATCGCCATCGAGAGATCCTGATGCAGCACGCGGCGATCGCGGATCTGGTGGTCCATCTCCGGCTGGTAGAGGCTGATCGTGCCGCGTGACTTCTGCTTGGCGCGGAACAGCGCCGCGCCGGCATTGGCGAGCAGCGAGGCGCCATCCGCGCCGTTGTGCGGGAAGATCGACATACCGGTCGTGGCGCCGGCGCGGACCGCCCGGCCATCGATCTGGAATTCCCGGGCAACGGCCTCGCCGAGCTGCCGCGCCAGCGCCATCCCGGCTTCCGGCTGCCTGCCGTCGATGATGAGACCGAACTCGTCGCCTGACAGGCGCGCCACCACGCCGCCGCGCGCGGCGTCCTGGAGCCGATGGGCCACCTCGACCAAAAGCTTGTCGCCGAGCGCATGACCGAAGACGTCGTTGACCTCCTTGAGGCCGTCGAGGTCGACGCAGAGGACGGCGAACTCCTCGCTTGTGCCTTCGCAGGCCTCGATCATCTGGGTCAGCGCCTGGAGGAAGGCGGCGCGGTTCGGCAGATCGGTGAGGCCGTCATGGTAGGCCATGTGCGCCATCCGCGACTCGGTCTGCCGGCGATCGGTGACGTCCTCGTGGGTCTTGATCAGATATTGCGGCTCGCCGGCGTCGCTCAGCACGGTGGCGCGGCGGGTGAGGAACAGCCGCAGGCCGTCCTTGGTGGAGATCGGATGCTCCTCGGTGATCATCCCGCGCTTCTTGATCGCGGCCTCGTCGCGCGCGATGATCAGCTTGGCTTCCTTGGGATTGAAGATATCGGCGGCGGTCAGGCCCGTGGCTTCCTCGCGCCTGCGGTTGAGAATCGTCTCGGCGCTGCGGTTGGCGAGCAGATAGCGGCCGTCCTTGACCTGCTCCACGATCAGCGCCACCGGGATGTTGTCGACCACGAGCTCGAGGAACTTCTTGGTGCTCTCCAGCTCCTGAGACAATGACCGGCGATCGGTGATGTCCTCGAACACCAGCAACAGGAATCCGGGCCTGTTGTTTTCATTGCGGACCGCGATCCGGATCGAGGCGACCATGCGCCGCTCCCCGCCACGTTCGACCTCGAACTCGTTGCGGAACTGGCCGACCGGCGAATTGAGCGCGGCCCGATCGGACGCCTCGATGCTGGCCGCCGAGACGGGCGCAAACAACTCGCGGGCATTCTTGCCGACGACGTGGTCCCGCGAGAAGCCCCAGAAGCGCTCATAGGCCGTATTGGCGAAGATATAGCAGCCGTCCTCGATGTTCTTCGCGGCAACACAGGCCGGCACGTTGTCCAGCACCGTTTCCAGGAACTGCTTGGTGGAGGCCAACTGTTGCGACAGCCTGCGCTGTTCGCTGACGTCGAGATGCGTCGCCACCGAGCCGCCGTTCGGCAGCACAAAAAACTTCACGAGGATGGCCCGTCCGCCCGGCAGTTCGGTGATCAGACCGTTGGTGCTTGCCGCCTTCTCGTAGAACTCGACGTCAGAGGCGCCATCGAGGACCCCACGCTTGCGTCGCAGCTCGAGGAGTTCGGAGCCGTCCATGTTGGCCCGGATATCCGACCGCGCCAGGCCATAGATCTCGAGATAGCGGTCGTTGCAGAAGATGACGCGCCGCTGCGCATCCGTCATCACCACGCCCTGGTTGAGATTGTTCATGGCGGAGGAGACGAAGGCATTGCGTCGCAACTGCAGACGCCTGGTCCGGCGCAACGAGGAATGGATCCACAGCGCGATCGCAGCGAGGAATGCACAGACGACAATGCCCGCGATCAGGACTTCCCAGATCACATTGGGATCGAGCTTGGCGAGGTCGCCCGGAGCGGCAAAGCTGTCCGACAGCGCAAAGGCGCGCGCAGGCGCAACCGCGCCGGCCAGGCACACGACGGCCTGCACAGCAATCGGAAGCGTGCTGCCCACGTGCCAGTTCTTCTCAGCCATCAGCCACCCGCGATTTCAACGTCGGATTGTCTGGCTTCACGGGTTTGGATCGGGTAAACGCCTGTAGGTGCAACGGAAAAATGTGACGCGAAATACGGCAATTGCCCTGACATGATAAATTCTTCCTTAACGGAAAACGACCGCACACCGCCGTTTCCGGCCCTGCTGCCTCCGACGCTTCCAGCCGACGTTCTGCACAACCATGGATAGGGTCGACTGCGTCGTCATCGGAGCCGGCGTGGTCGGGCTCGCGGTGGCCCGAAGGCTCGCCCAGGCCGGGCGCGAGGTCATCGTGCTCGAGGAAGCCGAGGCCATCGGCACCATCACCTCCTCGCGCAACAGCGAGGTCATCCATGCCGGCATCTACTACCGGGCCGGGAGCTGGATGGCGCGCATGTGCGTCGACGGCAAGCATGCGCTCTACCGCTACTGCGCCGAGCGCGGCATCCCGCACAGGAATTGCGGCAAGCTGATCGTCGCGACCAGCGCGAAAGAGACCGAGAAGCTGCAGTCGATCAAGGCGCATGCCGAAGCCAATGGCGTGCTCGACATGCAGCTGCTTTCGGGCGAGGCGGCACGCGCACTGGAGCCGGCCCTTGCCTGCGATGCCGCGCTGCTGTCGCCCTCGACCGGCATCATCGACAGCCACGCCTACATGCTCTCGCTGCGCGGCGAAGCCGAAGCATCAGGCGCGGCCTTCGCGTTCCACACGCCGCTGGTCCGCGCCAAGGCAGCCGCCGGCGCGATCGAGATCGAGGCCGGCGGCGAGGCACCGATGACGCTGCAATGCAGCCTCCTCGTCAACGCCTCGGGGCTCTCGGCGACGATGGTGGCGCGCAACATCGAGGGCATGCCGCTGGACCGCATTCCGCCCGCCTATCTCGCCAAGGGAAATTACTTCAGCTGCAATGCCAAGGCGCCGTTCTCGCACCTGATCTACCCGGTGCCCGAGCCCGGCGGGCTCGGCGTACATTTGACGCTGGACATGGCTGGGCAGGCGCGTTTCGGCCCTGACGTCGAGTGGATCGAGACGATCAATTACGAGGTCGATCCGTCACGCGCCGAGCGCTTCTACCCGGCGATCCGCAAATACTGGCCGACGCTACCCGACGGCGCGTTGATGCCGAGCTACTCGGGCATCCGTCCGAAGATCGTGCCGCCGGCTGTAGCCACGCAGGATTTTCTGATGCAAGGCCCGCGCGATCACGGCGTCGCAGGCTTGATCAACCTGTTCGGCATCGAATCGCCGGGATTGACGTCGTCGCTCGCGATCGCGGATCACGTCGCCGAGCTCGCGGACATCTAGAGCGTTCACTAAAGAAAACGCGCTCGAACAAAATCTGGAGCTCCGTTCCGATTCGATCGGAACGGACGCGACTCCAGACGCCGCGCAAACATCTTTGCACGGAGTGCCCTTCAGCAGGGATGAGCAAAGGCTCTCATCCCTGCGTGAAGGGGCAAGATCAACTCTACACTGTTACGGGGGTACTAATGGAGCGTGTCGCCAGACTGCTTCAGACGCTCGATCTGGTCCTTGACCATCAACTTCCGGCGCTTCAACTCAACAATTTGCAGGTCGTCTGTTGAAAGGTGCACGAGAGCTTCGTGCAATTCGTTTTCGAGAAGCTTGTGCTTCCGCTCCAATTCAACAAGATGTGCCTGAATTGTCATTCGAAACCTCCTCGGTAGGGCTGAACCTCAGGATTCGATCCGGACGACGAAGTCTACATCACCGATTCGTTCTGTCGACGGATATCCGTCGTCGCTCCGTCATTTTTGAAAATTCATATGTAATGAAGCGTGATTAAGGGAACCACGCCGGAAAAATCCATGATATCAAGGCGGTTGCGCAGCATCGTGCCAACCCGCAGAAATATGTTGCGGGAGATCGGCGAGCGAGGAGCGCAGATCGCTTGCGATCACGCCGCGCAAGGACGATAATTTCCACAGGGCATCCACAGCCTTAATCTCACGCCTATCGGTTTTCGGCCACCGCAGACATGACCAATGAAGACGAGCGTGAGCTCGAAGCCGAGCTCACCCGGTTGCAGCAGGAACACCGAGATCTCGATGCGGCGATCGATGCATTGCATCAATCGCCCGCTCCCGACCTATTGCGATTGCAGCGGTTGAAGAAACGCAAGCTGTTGTTGCGCGACCGCATCGCGTTCATCGAAGACCAGATCACCCCCGACATCATCGCCTGAGCCCCGAGCCGGTCTTTCGCGGCGGCTCGCCGTATCTGAATCCACTTGACTCAAAAAGAACAAAATAGGAACATTGGGGATACCCCGAGCGCCCCCAGGAAACGCCAAGAGAAGGCAGAAGGACAACGCAGATGTCGGCAACCGCCCGTCTCGACAACAGCCATTATGAACAAGCCTGCGATCAGGCGATCGCGATGTGCGACGGAAATCTGCGCAGCACCATCAAGGCGCTGATCATGGCCAATGAGTATCTGGAAGCCGAGCTCGAGGAGTTGCAGGCGGCGGTTGCCGCCGGCTGCATTCCGGAGACCTCGCGCAGCAAGATGCGGAGCAAGAGCAGCGCCGCCTGACCTCTAAAGCGCGGTCGCGCTTTAGGTCGTCGTTCGAGCATGATCTCCGGACAAACGCGTTCCGCGTTTGTCGCGAGGGAAAACCGCTTCGCACTTTTCCGGATCATGCTCTACCAGGGAGCAACGCCATGTCCGCTGTGACCTATTATGTTGCAATGCCTTTTCTGATCGATGCAGATGGCTCGCCCGTCGCGGGCACGGCCGAGGAGTGCCAGACATCGTCGGCCGCTTTGCGGCGCGCCGAAATGCTGGCACGCGGGCCGGGCCATATCGGCGCGGTCGCCTTCAGCCGCAGCGGCGATCCCATGACCGGCGAATTCGGCGATGCCACACTGCTGCGCAAATTCGGCAACGTGCCGGAAGACCTCGCCGCGCTGTAGCGTCAGCTGCTGACCAGGCTGATCCGCGGCTCGTGCCGCCGGCGCGCCTTGCGCACATACATGGCGGCGTCGGCCTCCTCCAGGGCGCGGCCCGCATCGGACTGCGCTCCCAGCAGCGCGACGCCCGCGGAGGCCCCTGCAGTCACGCGCTCGCCCCGAAAGGTGAAAGACAATTCGTCGATTGCCTGCTCGAAGATGCCGGCCTTCGCCTTGGCGTCGGTCTCGCTGAGATTCCACAAGAGCAGCGCGAACTCGTCGCCGCCGAGGCGGCCGACCACGTCCGAGGCGCGGACCTGCCGCGTCAACGTCGCAACAATCGCCTTGAGCACCTCGTCGCCGGCGGCGTGTCCATAGGAATCGTTGATCGGCTTCAGCCGATCGACGTCGAGCACGATCAGCGCGCCGCTGGCGCGGTAGCGCTTCATGTAGGCAACGGCACGGTTGAGCTCGCGCTCGAAACCGCGCCGGTTCGGGATCTCCAGCAGGAAATCGGTGTCAGCGGCCGCCTCGAGCTCCGCAACCCGCCGCTCTGCCGCCTTGAGCTCGTTCCGCAAGCCGCGGATGGTCGCCTTGATGGTATCCGTGGCGCCATCGCCCCGCTCCGGACTGCCAGAACGTTTGGCCGGACGCTTGGCAAGACGCTTGGCAGCGGCTTTGGAGCGGGTGGCGCTGGTCGTCCGGCCCCTTTTGGCCTTCGCAGCGGTCGCCCTTTTTGGTTTCTTCATGGGCATCCTGCTCAATGAAGGCTTGCGGGGATTCACCAAGACAGGATAGTGCATTCCCTTCTCCTTGCCACCGCCTTGCGAGCCGCCGGCCGGAACCGTTAATCTGGCCTATCTTTCTGTTTTCCGAGCACAATTAACGTCATGACCGCGCCGATCGCCATCATCATGGGAAGCCAGTCGGACTGGGACACGATGCGGCATGCCGCCGATACGCTTGCCGCGCTCGGCGTCGCCGCCGACACTCGCATCGTTTCGGCACACCGCACCCCCGACCGCCTGTTCGCTTTCGCCAAGGGCGCCAAGGCCGCCGGATACAAGGTCATCATCGCCGGTGCCGGCGGCGCCGCGCATCTGCCGGGCATGGCGGCGGCGCTGACGGAGCTACCCGTGTTCGGCGTGCCCGTCGAATCAAGGGCGCTCAAGGGCCTCGATTCGCTGTATTCGATCGTTCAGATGCCCGCAGGTATCCCGGTCGGCACCCTCGCCATCGGCAAGGCCGGCGCGATCAACGCGGCGCTGCTTGCGGCCTCCGTGCTGGCGCTGTCCGACCCCGCCCTGTCCGGTCGCCTTGCCGCCTGGCGCAAGGCGCAGACCGAGGCGGTTGCCGAACGCCCGGAGGACAAGGCGTGACCGGCGCCAAGCAGGTGACGCTGAAGCCCGGTGACACCATCGGCATCCTCGGTGGCGGACAACTCGGCCGGATGCTGGCGATGGCTGCGGCGCGGCTCGGGCTGCGCTGCCAGGTATTCTCGCCCGATCCGGATTCTCCGGCTTTCGACGTGGTCCTGAATGCGACCTGCGCCGAATATGCCGATGTCGAGGCCCTCGAGCTGTTCGCCAACGACGTCGACGTCATCACCTACGAATTCGAGAACGTACCGGCGGCCGCGGCGATGGTGCTGGATGCGCGTCGCCCGGTGCTGCCCAACCGCAAGATCCTCGAAACCACCCAGGACCGGTTGGCCGAGAAGGATTTTGTCACCCGGCTCGGCATCGGCACGGCCGCTTACGCCGACGTCATCTCGGTGGCTTCGTTGCGCGAGGCGATCGCGCGAATCGGTCTTCCGGCCGTGTTGAAGACCCGCCGCTTCGGGTATGATGGCAAGGGCCAGGCCATCATCCGCGAGGGCGACGACGTCGCCAAGGTGTGGACCAGCCTCGGCACCAAATCGGCGATCCTGGAGGCCTTCGTGCCGTACGAGCGCGAGATCTCCGTGATCGCCGCGCGCTCCGCCGCGGGCCAGGTCGAGTGCTTCGACGTCACCGAGAACGAGCACCGCGACCACATTCTGAAGATATCCCGCGCGCCCGCACCGATCCCGGATTCGCTCGCCGAGGAAGCGCGCAGCATCGCCGGCAAGATCGCGAGCGCGCTCGATTACGTCGGCGTGCTCGCCGTCGAGATGTTCGTGCTCGCCAATGGCACCGGACCGAAGGTGCTGGTCAACGAGATCGCCCCGCGCGTGCACAATTCCGGCCATTGGACGCTGGACGGCGCCTCGGTCTCGCAATTCGAGCAGCATATCCGCGCCATTGCCGGCTGGCAGCTCGGCAAGCCCGTGCGCCACGGCGAAATCGTCACCATGACCAATCTGATCGGCGACGAGATCCGCGATTACGACAAGTGGCTGAGCGTGCCGGGCGCGACCGTGCACATCTACGGCAAGGGCACGCCGCGCCCTGGCCGCAAGATGGGCCACGTCACCGAAGTCCGGCCGGTGAAGGACAAGTAGCGGGACCGCGGCAAAGACTGCGATCCCGCCTGGCAATTATGCCGTCTTCACGCCCGCGACGATGCCTGCGGGCTCCTCGCTGAGCCAGCGATAGATCACCCCGCCGAGCGCGCCGCCAATCAGCGGCGCGACCCAGAACATCCAGAGCTGCGCCATTGCCCACCCGCCGACGAACAGCGCGGGGCCGGTGCTGCGCGCCGGATTCACCGAGGTGTTGGTGACGGGGATGCTGACGAGATGGATCATCACCAGCGCGAGCCCGATCGCGAGCGGCGCGAAGCCCGCAGGTGCACGGCCATGAGTGGCGCCCATGATGATGAACAGGAACATCATGGTCATCACCACCTCGGTGAGGAAGCACACGATCATGCTGTACTGGCCGGGCGAATGCGCGTCATAGCCGTTGGACGCGAAGCCCTTGGTGACGTCGAATCCGGGCGCCCCGCTCGCGATGACATAGAGCAGCCACGCGGCCACGATCGCGCCGACCACCTGCGCGATCACATAGGGCAGGATCTGGCCGGCCGGAAAACGACCGCCGGCGGCGAGACCGACCGTGACGGCCGGGTTGAGATGGCAGCCAGAGATGTGCCCGATCGCGTAGGCCATGGTGACGACGCTCAAGCCGAACGCGAGGGATACACCGACGAGGCCGATGCCGACCTGCGGAAAACCGGCAGCGATCACCGCGCTGCCACAACCTGCGAATGTGAGCCAAAAGGTGCCGATAGCCTCGGCCGCGTATTTTTTCATGTCCATGTGGCCTCTCCCCTGATTGCTGCTCCGGATCAACCTCCGGAAAACGGCCCGCCTTTTGGCACCAAACCACCCAAATTGCGACCGCGCGGGGGTATTTTCGCCGCATTTAATGGCCGAACTTGGCCCGAAAACCCGCGTGGCCGGTGGACATCCAGGGTTTTCTCTGATACATCCGCGCGCTCAAGGTTAAGGGCGCCGGGCTTTTTGCCATCCCCTTTGACTTACCCGAATTCAAATCCGATCCACTGAAGAGGATGCCGCGTGCAGGTTCTCGTTCGCGATAACAACGTCGATCAAGCCCTCAAGGCGCTGAAGAAGAAGATGCAGCGTGAGGGGATTTTCCGCGAGATGAAGCTCCGCGGTCATTACGAGAAGCCCTCCGAGAAGAAGGCCCGCGAAAAGGCCGAAGCTGTGCGCCGGGCACGCAAGCTGGCTCGCAAGAAGCTCCAGCGCGAAGGTCTGCTGCCGATGAAGCCGAAGCCGGTGTTCGGCGCCGGTCCCGGCGGTGATCGCGGTGGTCGTGGCCCGGGTGCAGGTCCGCGCGGACCGCGCTGATCTACCGGCGCTTGCAAGACTTCAGTTTTCGATGACGCGGGCCCTTGGCCCGCGTTATTGTTTGTGAGAGGTGCCTTTCTGGGACGGGGCACTCCCGATGCGGCACTAAAGCGCAAAACCGCCGCACACTTTTCCGGATCATGCTCTAGCGCAAGCGAACGTCGATGGCCTCCCCTTTCCCCGAGCGCGGCTTGGCGCGGCTACGCCAGATCTGGCGGCAGCCGTTCGTGCTGGCCGTGATGGGAATCGCACTGTGCGGCTGCTCCTTCGATCTGGGATCGCTGATGCCGGAGAAGGAGAAGCCGCAGGAGCCACCGAAGGCGACCGCGACCGCCGAAAGCGCGGTCAGCGCCGGCAACGTCAGCGAAGCCCAGGCCCACACGGCAAAAGCCCAATCCCTGGCGAAGTCGAGCGAGATCGCAGCGGCGCTCGACGAATTCAATCGCGCGGTCGGGCTCGATCCCTACAATGCGCAGGCGCTCTATGGCCGCGCCTTGATCTATCAGGGCAATAACCAGCACGATTTCGCAATCGCCGATTTCAGCGCTGCGAGCGGGCTCAATCCGCAAAAGGTCGAGCCGCTGCTCGGCCGCGCCACCAGCTATCTCGCGCTCGGCAAGGTCAAGGAGGCTGCAGCCGACCTGGATGAGGCCTCCGAGGCCGATCCGCACAACGCCCAGGTCTGGAGCACCCGCGGGCAGGCCTATGAGCGTCTGGGCGACAGGGCCAAGGCAGCGGCGTCCTACACCAAGGCCGTCTCGCTTCGCCCACGCGACGACGCCGCCCGCAGCGGCCTCGCCCGCGTCGGCGGCTGACAGCAGGGCTCAGCTGCCGCGTTAATCGGGGGTGGCGCCCTTCGGCAGGACCGAGTGGAACATCGACTTCATGCCGGACAGCATCTCGTCGGCGACGTTGGTCTTCTTCGGCCGCGGCATGGCCGCGCCGGCGTCGGCGCGCAGGTCGAGCGGCGGCGCGATCACCGGCACCGGAATGTCAGCCGGCGGCGTGATTCGATTCGGGTCGTCGTTGCCGACCGAAGCGGTGTAGGGCGGCGACGGACCGCCATTGCCATACGCCTCCGTCGAGGGCGTGGACACCGTGATCGGCGGCGGCAGAGGACGGACCGCAGACGAATCCATCGGGATGACACGCGGGGCCTCGGGGGTGCGAGCGGCTTCGCGCACCGCAGGCTCAGGGGTTCGCTCGGCCGACCTGGTCTCCGCAGCCTTTTCGGCGGCCTTGCCCTCAGGCGACTTGCGCAGACGCTCGATGGCGGCACGCGCCAGATCGTTGGCGTCCGGGGCCGCAGCCGGAGAGGTAGCCGCCGGCGCCGAATTCGCCTCCGCCACCGGAGCGGTGGCTGCCGGGGCCGACTTGGCAGCCGCCTTCTCGCGGGCCGTCGGGCGACCGTGCGAGGCAGTCTCGGCGGGAGCAGTGTCCGCAGCCTTGGTGTCCGCAGCCTTGGTCTCGGACTTGTCGGCAGGCTTCTCGGCCGCCGCCTTGTCCGTCACGCCCTTCTCGGAAACACTCTTCTCGGAGACGCCTTTGGCCTTGACGCCGGGCACGGGAATGTTGGCGGTCTCGGTCGGCTTGCCCTCACTGCCAGCCTGGGCCGGCGCCACCACGGCCGCAGGTGCATCAGGCGCGGGCTTGGCATTGATGTAGTGGTTAACGATGTAGGCCCCGATGATCGTCGCGAGCACCGAGGGGAAAATATCCATCGAGATTTTAGCGAGGTATTTCAGCATTTCTCGGCCACTCCCCGCGCGATCAGATGCGGGAACTTTAGGGCATTGTGAGGGATCAACTGCGACAGATCGATGGCAAACAGTAACGCCAACTTACGGTTTCAGCTCGATTTCAAGGAACACGATCTCGGTTGAGGTTTCGTTAAGTACGTCATGCTGGACGCCGGCCTTGCGGAAATAGGATTTCCCGGCCGAAAGCTGCGCCTTGGATCGCTCGCCATTCGGCGCCACGATGGTCATCTCCCCCGCCACGACCGGAACAATCACATAGTCCATGCCGTGCGTGTGATGCCCGGTTGCGCTGCCGGGCGCAAGCCGCCATTCGGTCACCCGGACCTGCTCGTTGTCGATCTGGATCTCGGACCTGGCAGCAAGCATCGGAACCTTCCTGATCGCGCCTCAGGGCACGAAAACCATGAACACGTAGACCGCAAATACCACCAAATGGACCAGTCCGAACAGGACGTTGGTCCTGCCCGTGCCGAAGGTCAGCATACTCAGGAAGAAGGTCAGGAGCAAAAGCACGCTGCCTTGGTCACTGAGGCCGAGTTCGAGTTCCTTGTCGAGCGCGTAGGTGGCAACGCCGACGGCCGGGATGGTCAGCCCGATGGTGGCCAGCGATGACCCCAGCGCCAGGTTGATGCTCTTCTGGAGATCGTTCTTGCGGGCCGCCGAGACGGCCGCGACGCCCTCCGGCAAGAGGATCAGGAGGGCGACCAGAAGCCCGGTAAAGGCCGGCGGCGCGCCGATCTTGGCCGCGACGGCGTCGACCACCAGCGAGAATTTCTTGGCGAGCAGCACGACCGCCAGCAGCGCAATCAGCAGCAGCACGACGCTGAGCACCAATGTCCTGCCCGACAGATGCGCCTCGCCGCTCCCGCCGTCGCCCCGTTCGTGAACGAAGTAGTCCTTGTGCAGGACGGTCTGGGTGTAGAGAAACACCCCGTACAGCGCGAGCGTGACCACGTCGACAAAACCGAGCTGAACCGCCGAATAGACCGGCCCGGGCGTGGTGGTCGTGTAGTTCGGCATGATCAGCGTGATGGTCGCGAGCGCGAACAGGACGCTGAGATAGACGTTGGCCCCGGAGAGCTGAAAACCCTGCTCGCGATAGCGCAGGCCGCCGATGAAGATGCAGAGCCCAACGAGGCCGTTGCAGACGATCATGACCACGGCGAACACGGTGTCGCGCGCCAGCTCCGGCGCGGGCTTGTCGCCCAGCATGATCGTGGTGATCAGCGCCACCTCGATGATGGTCACCGAGAGCGTCAGCACCAGCGTGCCATAGGGCTCCCCGACCCGCTCAGCGATCACCTCGGCATGATGAACGGCAGCGAACACCGTGCCGAACAGGATGACCAGGAGGACGATGGCGAAGACGAGCCCGCCCAGCGAC
This genomic stretch from Bradyrhizobium sp. CCGB12 harbors:
- a CDS encoding EAL domain-containing protein, with protein sequence MAEKNWHVGSTLPIAVQAVVCLAGAVAPARAFALSDSFAAPGDLAKLDPNVIWEVLIAGIVVCAFLAAIALWIHSSLRRTRRLQLRRNAFVSSAMNNLNQGVVMTDAQRRVIFCNDRYLEIYGLARSDIRANMDGSELLELRRKRGVLDGASDVEFYEKAASTNGLITELPGGRAILVKFFVLPNGGSVATHLDVSEQRRLSQQLASTKQFLETVLDNVPACVAAKNIEDGCYIFANTAYERFWGFSRDHVVGKNARELFAPVSAASIEASDRAALNSPVGQFRNEFEVERGGERRMVASIRIAVRNENNRPGFLLLVFEDITDRRSLSQELESTKKFLELVVDNIPVALIVEQVKDGRYLLANRSAETILNRRREEATGLTAADIFNPKEAKLIIARDEAAIKKRGMITEEHPISTKDGLRLFLTRRATVLSDAGEPQYLIKTHEDVTDRRQTESRMAHMAYHDGLTDLPNRAAFLQALTQMIEACEGTSEEFAVLCVDLDGLKEVNDVFGHALGDKLLVEVAHRLQDAARGGVVARLSGDEFGLIIDGRQPEAGMALARQLGEAVAREFQIDGRAVRAGATTGMSIFPHNGADGASLLANAGAALFRAKQKSRGTISLYQPEMDHQIRDRRVLHQDLSMAIKNGELSLAFQPQGVAGDSVAESEIIGFEALARWQHPVRGQVSPAEFIPIAEESGLIVEMGEWILREACREAASWPIPLQVAVNLSPAQFMHGDVVGLVHSILIETGLAPGRLELEITEGVLIEDFDRGLALLRRLKALGVRISMDDFGSGYSSLSYLQAFPFDKIKIDRAFIINLGRNPQSAAIVRAVIDLGHGLEMSIIAEGVETVDQLAFLAKEGCDGVQGYLLGKPLPIGKYAGLVGRTEVMELALKTG
- a CDS encoding NAD(P)/FAD-dependent oxidoreductase is translated as MDRVDCVVIGAGVVGLAVARRLAQAGREVIVLEEAEAIGTITSSRNSEVIHAGIYYRAGSWMARMCVDGKHALYRYCAERGIPHRNCGKLIVATSAKETEKLQSIKAHAEANGVLDMQLLSGEAARALEPALACDAALLSPSTGIIDSHAYMLSLRGEAEASGAAFAFHTPLVRAKAAAGAIEIEAGGEAPMTLQCSLLVNASGLSATMVARNIEGMPLDRIPPAYLAKGNYFSCNAKAPFSHLIYPVPEPGGLGVHLTLDMAGQARFGPDVEWIETINYEVDPSRAERFYPAIRKYWPTLPDGALMPSYSGIRPKIVPPAVATQDFLMQGPRDHGVAGLINLFGIESPGLTSSLAIADHVAELADI
- a CDS encoding YdcH family protein; the protein is MTIQAHLVELERKHKLLENELHEALVHLSTDDLQIVELKRRKLMVKDQIERLKQSGDTLH
- a CDS encoding YdcH family protein, translating into MTNEDERELEAELTRLQQEHRDLDAAIDALHQSPAPDLLRLQRLKKRKLLLRDRIAFIEDQITPDIIA
- a CDS encoding GGDEF domain-containing protein — its product is MKKPKRATAAKAKRGRTTSATRSKAAAKRLAKRPAKRSGSPERGDGATDTIKATIRGLRNELKAAERRVAELEAAADTDFLLEIPNRRGFERELNRAVAYMKRYRASGALIVLDVDRLKPINDSYGHAAGDEVLKAIVATLTRQVRASDVVGRLGGDEFALLLWNLSETDAKAKAGIFEQAIDELSFTFRGERVTAGASAGVALLGAQSDAGRALEEADAAMYVRKARRRHEPRISLVSS
- the purE gene encoding 5-(carboxyamino)imidazole ribonucleotide mutase, with product MTAPIAIIMGSQSDWDTMRHAADTLAALGVAADTRIVSAHRTPDRLFAFAKGAKAAGYKVIIAGAGGAAHLPGMAAALTELPVFGVPVESRALKGLDSLYSIVQMPAGIPVGTLAIGKAGAINAALLAASVLALSDPALSGRLAAWRKAQTEAVAERPEDKA
- a CDS encoding 5-(carboxyamino)imidazole ribonucleotide synthase, whose product is MTGAKQVTLKPGDTIGILGGGQLGRMLAMAAARLGLRCQVFSPDPDSPAFDVVLNATCAEYADVEALELFANDVDVITYEFENVPAAAAMVLDARRPVLPNRKILETTQDRLAEKDFVTRLGIGTAAYADVISVASLREAIARIGLPAVLKTRRFGYDGKGQAIIREGDDVAKVWTSLGTKSAILEAFVPYEREISVIAARSAAGQVECFDVTENEHRDHILKISRAPAPIPDSLAEEARSIAGKIASALDYVGVLAVEMFVLANGTGPKVLVNEIAPRVHNSGHWTLDGASVSQFEQHIRAIAGWQLGKPVRHGEIVTMTNLIGDEIRDYDKWLSVPGATVHIYGKGTPRPGRKMGHVTEVRPVKDK
- the aqpZ gene encoding aquaporin Z, producing MDMKKYAAEAIGTFWLTFAGCGSAVIAAGFPQVGIGLVGVSLAFGLSVVTMAYAIGHISGCHLNPAVTVGLAAGGRFPAGQILPYVIAQVVGAIVAAWLLYVIASGAPGFDVTKGFASNGYDAHSPGQYSMIVCFLTEVVMTMMFLFIIMGATHGRAPAGFAPLAIGLALVMIHLVSIPVTNTSVNPARSTGPALFVGGWAMAQLWMFWVAPLIGGALGGVIYRWLSEEPAGIVAGVKTA
- the rpsU gene encoding 30S ribosomal protein S21, yielding MQVLVRDNNVDQALKALKKKMQREGIFREMKLRGHYEKPSEKKAREKAEAVRRARKLARKKLQREGLLPMKPKPVFGAGPGGDRGGRGPGAGPRGPR
- a CDS encoding tetratricopeptide repeat protein; translation: MASPFPERGLARLRQIWRQPFVLAVMGIALCGCSFDLGSLMPEKEKPQEPPKATATAESAVSAGNVSEAQAHTAKAQSLAKSSEIAAALDEFNRAVGLDPYNAQALYGRALIYQGNNQHDFAIADFSAASGLNPQKVEPLLGRATSYLALGKVKEAAADLDEASEADPHNAQVWSTRGQAYERLGDRAKAAASYTKAVSLRPRDDAARSGLARVGG
- a CDS encoding cupin domain-containing protein, whose translation is MLAARSEIQIDNEQVRVTEWRLAPGSATGHHTHGMDYVIVPVVAGEMTIVAPNGERSKAQLSAGKSYFRKAGVQHDVLNETSTEIVFLEIELKP
- a CDS encoding calcium:proton antiporter, with protein sequence MSAHNPMPRSAWIFPALAVLLFAAVSATDYEFTLSLGGLVFAIVLLVILFGTVFAAVHHAEVIAERVGEPYGTLVLTLSVTIIEVALITTIMLGDKPAPELARDTVFAVVMIVCNGLVGLCIFIGGLRYREQGFQLSGANVYLSVLFALATITLIMPNYTTTTPGPVYSAVQLGFVDVVTLALYGVFLYTQTVLHKDYFVHERGDGGSGEAHLSGRTLVLSVVLLLIALLAVVLLAKKFSLVVDAVAAKIGAPPAFTGLLVALLILLPEGVAAVSAARKNDLQKSINLALGSSLATIGLTIPAVGVATYALDKELELGLSDQGSVLLLLTFFLSMLTFGTGRTNVLFGLVHLVVFAVYVFMVFVP